From a single Calditrichota bacterium genomic region:
- a CDS encoding PD40 domain-containing protein: MKSCRLQRWAVSVAAVFAIAVSCEHVPTEPEVVSKDELSQIPFHRLSGKILFRRTLHDWPGEYYLMLLDAEARELRAIAYFGAYVPANFALSHDGTRALFSYFIPASTIWGYNWQLYLMDVATTSWRRVSSSEYDDSFPTWSPDDRQAAFWSNRDMRSSIWLVDLASDSARHVVDVSDSIHTRVAWFSHGRSFIYVSVDTARHAALYRFDFASSSSSLLYALDVAVDQAIIKHPALSPDDEKLAFVRVQVTGVDEIWVLDLTSGVATRLTTGISDWHPAWSRDGAQILFGRGDHLAIMNSDGSQVERVTFGDHTNEYPSWVP; this comes from the coding sequence ATGAAGAGCTGCCGTTTGCAGCGCTGGGCGGTGAGTGTCGCAGCAGTGTTCGCCATCGCCGTCAGCTGCGAGCACGTCCCTACCGAGCCAGAAGTCGTTTCGAAGGACGAGCTCTCCCAGATCCCCTTCCATCGGCTGTCCGGCAAGATTCTTTTCCGGCGCACGCTGCACGATTGGCCTGGTGAGTACTACCTCATGCTTCTGGATGCGGAAGCCCGTGAGCTGCGGGCCATTGCCTATTTCGGCGCCTATGTGCCGGCCAACTTTGCGCTCTCCCATGACGGCACCCGTGCCCTATTCAGCTACTTCATCCCAGCCAGCACGATTTGGGGTTACAACTGGCAACTCTATCTCATGGATGTTGCTACCACCTCGTGGCGGCGCGTCTCGTCCTCCGAATACGACGACAGTTTCCCTACCTGGTCGCCGGATGACCGTCAGGCTGCATTCTGGTCCAACCGGGACATGCGGTCGTCGATCTGGCTGGTCGACTTGGCCAGCGACTCGGCCCGCCATGTGGTCGATGTGAGCGATTCCATCCACACTCGCGTTGCCTGGTTTTCGCACGGCCGGTCGTTCATCTATGTCAGTGTGGATACTGCGCGCCACGCTGCGCTCTACCGCTTCGACTTTGCCTCTTCGTCCAGCAGCTTGCTCTATGCCCTGGACGTGGCTGTTGATCAGGCTATTATCAAGCACCCTGCGCTGTCGCCAGACGATGAGAAGCTCGCTTTTGTGCGCGTGCAGGTGACGGGTGTGGACGAGATCTGGGTGCTGGACCTGACCAGCGGCGTGGCCACCAGGTTGACCACCGGGATCAGCGACTGGCACCCGGCCTGGTCTCGAGATGGCGCGCAAATTCTTTTCGGGCGCGGCGATCACCTGGCAATCATGAACAGCGACGGTTCGCAAGTCGAACGAGTTACTTTCGGCGACCACACCAACGAATACCCTTCTTGGGTGCCATAG
- a CDS encoding 16S rRNA (uracil(1498)-N(3))-methyltransferase, producing MHIPPHADFFYVRPQDVHKERLFVVDQEWHHLVVVHRTRPGQHFFAVDGLGHCYECELAGTQVQRAEAKILQRLEGVGEPRLRLTLAASPLRGERFDFLVEKGTELGVSRFVPLCTARSGRLAENRIDRWRRVALAAMKQCGRSVLPEITDPCTLPQALDLLSGAKLRLVAHEGDGCEPLVTVLLGLRRATISEAALLVGPEGGFTAEEVEAAVAGGFTAVSLGSRRLRAETAAVVGAALVLAICGGQ from the coding sequence ATGCACATACCACCACACGCGGACTTTTTCTACGTCAGGCCGCAGGACGTGCACAAGGAGCGCCTCTTCGTGGTCGACCAGGAGTGGCATCACCTGGTGGTGGTACACCGCACACGCCCGGGCCAGCACTTCTTCGCGGTGGATGGGCTCGGTCACTGTTACGAATGCGAGCTCGCGGGGACACAGGTGCAGCGGGCCGAGGCGAAGATTCTGCAGCGCCTGGAGGGGGTGGGCGAGCCACGGCTGCGCCTCACCTTGGCTGCTTCGCCTCTGCGGGGTGAGCGCTTTGACTTCTTGGTTGAGAAAGGGACAGAGCTTGGGGTGAGCAGGTTCGTGCCTCTCTGTACGGCGAGAAGCGGGCGACTTGCTGAGAACCGCATCGACCGCTGGCGCAGGGTCGCCCTTGCGGCAATGAAGCAGTGCGGACGATCGGTGCTGCCGGAAATCACTGACCCATGCACACTTCCGCAGGCATTGGACCTCCTGTCGGGTGCGAAACTCCGCCTGGTGGCCCACGAAGGGGACGGTTGCGAGCCGTTGGTCACTGTGCTCCTCGGCCTGAGACGCGCGACCATCTCCGAAGCCGCGCTGCTCGTCGGCCCGGAAGGTGGGTTTACCGCCGAGGAGGTAGAGGCGGCCGTTGCAGGAGGTTTCACGGCCGTGAGCCTGGGTAGTCGTCGGCTGCGGGCCGAAACGGCAGCCGTAGTGGGCGCCGCACTGGTTCTGGCCATTTGTGGCGGGCAGTGA
- a CDS encoding CapA family protein, protein MTHPKRTIAFILWAVGLFLACCSGKRDRLAAGEQLNATFSVAQDTVQWRRSAVTAPARKIVSIAAVGDVMLAGPALGVIQEHGCDYPFDSTRAVLQSADIAIGNLEAPFTTRGKAFDKTFTFRVPPPWAAGLKNAGFDVLNLANNHILDYGHEGLFDTIATLDSLGLFHCGAGANDSVATTPAMVKVGERTVAFLGFSTTFPEEFWATRTRAGTCFPSEQKMKRAIEESRARADLVVVSFHWGAELLTMAKDYQRLLGHQAIDCGADLVLGHHAHVLQGLEVYRGKLIAYGLGNFAFGSRSESSRESMILKVFLDENGPVLARVIPISVYHGEVHYQPRLLRGEARAAALARIAQISAPLNQGRNILDDYGFVLFSSEPARREVQSPMAE, encoded by the coding sequence TTGACCCATCCAAAGAGGACAATTGCATTCATTCTCTGGGCCGTTGGTCTTTTTCTGGCCTGCTGCAGTGGCAAGCGAGATCGTCTGGCGGCCGGCGAACAATTGAACGCGACTTTCTCGGTCGCCCAGGACACTGTGCAGTGGCGCCGCTCTGCGGTGACTGCCCCTGCGCGCAAGATTGTCTCCATCGCGGCCGTGGGTGACGTGATGCTGGCGGGTCCCGCCCTCGGCGTCATACAGGAACACGGCTGCGACTACCCCTTCGACTCGACGAGGGCCGTGCTGCAGAGTGCCGATATCGCTATTGGCAACCTGGAGGCCCCATTCACCACACGGGGAAAGGCTTTCGACAAGACCTTCACATTCCGTGTGCCGCCGCCGTGGGCAGCGGGGTTAAAGAACGCCGGATTCGACGTCCTTAACTTGGCCAACAACCACATTCTCGACTATGGGCACGAAGGCCTTTTCGACACCATTGCCACCCTCGATTCCTTGGGGCTCTTTCATTGCGGCGCTGGGGCGAACGATTCGGTGGCAACCACGCCAGCGATGGTGAAGGTGGGGGAAAGGACCGTGGCCTTCCTCGGCTTTTCCACTACCTTTCCAGAAGAATTCTGGGCCACGCGTACCCGCGCGGGCACTTGTTTCCCTTCTGAGCAGAAGATGAAGAGGGCGATCGAGGAAAGCCGGGCGCGGGCGGACCTCGTGGTGGTCTCCTTCCATTGGGGTGCGGAGTTGTTGACCATGGCCAAGGACTACCAGCGGCTGTTGGGCCACCAAGCCATCGACTGTGGTGCGGACCTCGTGCTGGGACACCACGCGCACGTGCTGCAGGGGTTGGAAGTCTATCGAGGCAAGCTCATCGCCTACGGATTGGGCAACTTTGCCTTTGGTTCGCGCAGCGAGTCCTCACGCGAGAGCATGATCCTCAAGGTTTTCCTGGACGAGAACGGCCCGGTACTGGCGCGAGTCATTCCCATCTCCGTCTATCACGGCGAGGTGCACTACCAGCCGCGTCTGCTGCGTGGAGAGGCACGGGCTGCAGCCCTGGCCAGGATCGCACAGATCTCTGCGCCCCTGAACCAGGGCAGAAATATCCTGGACGACTATGGGTTCGTTCTTTTTTCGTCCGAGCCGGCGAGGCGAGAAGTGCAGAGCCCTATGGCGGAGTGA
- a CDS encoding S8 family serine peptidase, translating into MTLGRSVIWAVGLLALGDVCVPADLSESQRAKLDPCLRMVVLHPEAVAKGSVPGTALMKTTPEQYLRVLIQVRDNFSGVLATGARVQAIVGNVATALVTEDELLAIIGLEEVVYVQAPKARQLHLDRSVPEIGAVAVRSSSGLTGKNTVLGIVDTGIDWRHADFRRSNGTTRIKYLLDFSDPGDLNGDNKLDGPDDYGGTLHTEAEINAALQGGAPLRHRDVVGHGTHVAGCAGGNGRATGRKQPAGQYVGVAPEAAFIIVKGTRVEGADKIADDDQVNALHFVHSKANELNMPYVVNLSLGSNWGAHDGTDVAEQAIDQLVGPGRPGRAVVVAAGNDGQESIHTSGNLSPSTSSVTIKTEIVAYDKNSATQDDYLVLDFWYSGFSNQSIKVKTPAGRTYGPILSGRLFYEDTKEGFLYIDNAHGGVDPRNGDKELLIQIYDRTAGSEPAAGTWELTISGTSGRFDGWIAASSMEARFVDHVDHTMKVSIPGTAQYAITVGSYITKRTWVDLDGHTLTSPGLSNKFDGELSDFSNPGPTRDGRTKPEVAAPGEKIGAALSADADPSQPTSMFYTGSNQYPNGFILPDGVHGISQGTSMAAPHVTGVVALALERDPTLTCVQIRQMLQDSARRDAFTGLLPNDSWGYGKLWAGAVIAAPPQAGDLPTAFRLFPGYPNPFVQSTVIRYEFPEDKAPSEITIAIFDARGRQVRTIRGGRSYVVWDGRDDSGAALASGVYFCRLRGGGYSDVRKLVLLR; encoded by the coding sequence ATGACTCTTGGCAGGAGCGTGATCTGGGCGGTGGGTCTGTTGGCTTTGGGGGATGTGTGCGTTCCGGCCGACCTCTCCGAATCGCAGCGGGCGAAACTGGACCCGTGCCTGCGCATGGTGGTGCTGCATCCGGAGGCGGTGGCCAAAGGTTCTGTACCGGGCACGGCTCTCATGAAGACTACCCCTGAGCAGTACCTCCGGGTGTTGATCCAGGTCCGCGATAACTTTTCGGGAGTGCTGGCCACCGGGGCCCGGGTGCAGGCCATTGTCGGGAACGTCGCCACTGCCCTGGTGACCGAGGACGAGCTGCTTGCCATCATCGGCCTGGAGGAGGTTGTGTACGTACAGGCACCCAAGGCCCGGCAGCTCCATTTGGACCGCAGCGTGCCTGAGATCGGGGCTGTGGCAGTACGAAGCTCCTCAGGCCTCACCGGCAAGAACACGGTGTTGGGCATCGTGGATACCGGCATCGACTGGCGGCATGCGGATTTTCGGCGCAGCAATGGCACGACGCGCATAAAGTATTTGCTGGACTTTAGCGACCCTGGGGACCTGAACGGCGATAACAAGCTGGACGGTCCGGATGACTACGGGGGTACGCTGCACACGGAGGCGGAAATCAACGCCGCCTTACAAGGGGGTGCCCCTCTTCGGCATCGCGACGTGGTGGGCCACGGCACGCACGTGGCAGGGTGTGCCGGGGGGAACGGTCGCGCTACCGGGAGAAAGCAGCCAGCCGGGCAGTACGTCGGGGTGGCTCCTGAGGCGGCCTTTATCATCGTCAAAGGGACGCGGGTGGAAGGTGCAGACAAGATTGCCGACGACGATCAGGTCAACGCGTTGCACTTTGTGCACAGCAAGGCTAATGAGCTGAACATGCCGTATGTGGTGAACCTGAGCCTCGGGTCCAACTGGGGAGCGCACGATGGCACCGATGTGGCTGAACAGGCAATCGACCAGCTTGTGGGACCCGGGCGTCCCGGACGTGCCGTCGTGGTGGCTGCCGGTAACGATGGCCAGGAGAGCATCCACACCAGCGGCAACCTCAGCCCGTCGACGAGCAGCGTGACCATCAAGACAGAAATCGTTGCCTACGACAAGAACAGCGCCACCCAAGATGACTACCTGGTGTTGGATTTTTGGTATTCTGGCTTCAGTAACCAGTCGATCAAGGTGAAGACGCCGGCAGGACGGACGTACGGCCCGATCCTCAGCGGACGCCTCTTTTACGAGGACACCAAAGAGGGTTTTCTCTACATTGACAACGCCCACGGGGGCGTGGACCCGCGCAACGGCGACAAGGAACTGCTCATCCAGATTTATGACCGCACAGCCGGCTCGGAGCCGGCGGCGGGCACCTGGGAACTGACCATCAGTGGCACTTCGGGGCGCTTCGACGGCTGGATTGCTGCCTCCTCGATGGAGGCGCGCTTTGTCGACCACGTGGACCACACGATGAAGGTCAGCATCCCGGGCACTGCCCAGTACGCCATCACCGTGGGGTCGTACATCACCAAGCGAACGTGGGTCGACCTGGACGGCCATACGCTGACCAGTCCGGGGCTGAGCAACAAATTTGACGGCGAACTTTCGGACTTTTCCAACCCCGGTCCGACGCGTGACGGCCGCACCAAGCCGGAAGTGGCAGCACCCGGGGAGAAGATCGGCGCCGCCCTCTCGGCAGATGCTGACCCTTCGCAGCCGACCAGCATGTTTTACACTGGCAGCAACCAGTACCCAAATGGTTTCATCCTCCCCGACGGCGTGCATGGCATAAGCCAGGGAACGAGCATGGCGGCACCGCATGTGACCGGAGTGGTAGCGTTGGCTCTGGAGCGCGATCCCACGCTCACGTGTGTGCAGATCCGGCAGATGCTACAGGACTCTGCGCGCCGCGATGCCTTCACAGGCCTCCTGCCCAACGATAGTTGGGGCTATGGCAAGCTGTGGGCGGGAGCCGTGATTGCTGCTCCGCCCCAGGCGGGCGACCTGCCGACGGCCTTCCGGCTGTTCCCCGGTTACCCCAACCCGTTTGTGCAGAGCACCGTGATCAGGTACGAGTTTCCAGAAGACAAGGCCCCTTCTGAGATCACCATCGCCATTTTCGACGCGCGGGGCAGACAGGTGCGAACAATCAGAGGCGGCCGATCGTACGTGGTGTGGGATGGGCGGGACGACTCTGGCGCCGCACTGGCGAGCGGCGTCTACTTCTGTCGTTTGCGCGGAGGTGGCTACTCGGATGTACGCAAGCTCGTGCTGTTGCGCTAG